In a genomic window of Littorina saxatilis isolate snail1 linkage group LG6, US_GU_Lsax_2.0, whole genome shotgun sequence:
- the LOC138968551 gene encoding UDP-GlcNAc:betaGal beta-1,3-N-acetylglucosaminyltransferase 9-like yields MKARELSAYLMSWPMKWLPMEKLFVLLVVSFGALLFFLAATLVQQSQYDLVHQYIAARRAYNGRYANDLTEAGHVIKSLTSTSSERGTTSGTTQPTARPVTDPPWLQNRTKAVPLTPFVPGKNQRHPFLRRYVIKNPHLCGKGAVDVLIVIHSFVKNFQRRRILRETWAGTGSVQGVAVRRVFLLGRDGAERATQVHVNTEQATYGDVVQGDFTDAFPNLTLKAVTGLRWVNDHCPQAGFVLKADDDMFVNVFSLLETFMQRLSGHSRTVMCHAKLANTSAIIRDPKSRWFVPKTLLPGRTHWPAFCSGYVLAMTTDVVPGLYRASFSSAYVPVDDGFVYGVLPVLAGRDSLRYVDISPNLLLNEKQLLAQYRDPKKNLTYLAGAVNSETGLVKLWQATLNRLSPWAKQRASITRLQDAMTHKVL; encoded by the coding sequence ATGAAAGCCAGAGAGCTGAGCGCCTATCTGATGTCGTGGCCGATGAAGTGGTTGCCGATGGAGAAGTTGTTCGTGCTGCTGGTGGTCAGCTTCGGGGCGCTGCTCTTCTTCCTGGCCGCCACGCTGGTGCAGCAGTCTCAGTACGACCTCGTGCACCAGTACATCGCCGCCAGGCGCGCCTACAACGGCCGCTACGCTAACGACTTGACGGAGGCCGGCCATGTCATCAAGAGCCTCACCAGCACCAGCAGCGAGAGAGGCACCACCAGCGGCACCACTCAGCCCACGGCCCGCCCCGTCACAGACCCGCCCTGGCTGCAGAACAGAACCAAGGCCGTGCCGCTGACTCCCTTCGTGCCTGGGAAGAACCAGCGACATCCGTTCTTGCGACGCTACGTCATCAAGAACCCGCATCTGTGCGGGAAAGGCGCGGTGGACGTCCTGATCGTCATCCACAGCTTCGTGAAGAACTTCCAAAGGCGCCGCATCCTGCGCGAGACGTGGGCGGGGACGGGGTCGGTGCAGGGCGTGGCGGTGAGGCGCGTGTTCCTGCTGGGGCGGGACGGGGCGGAGCGCGCCACTCAAGTGCACGTCAACACGGAGCAGGCCACGTACGGCGACGTGGTGCAGGGCGACTTTACGGACGCCTTCCCCAACCTGACGCTGAAGGCGGTGACGGGCCTGCGCTGGGTCAACGACCACTGCCCGCAGGCTGGCTTCGTGCTCAAGGCGGACGACGACATGTTCGTCAACGTGTTCAGCCTGCTGGAGACCTTCATGCAGCGCCTGTCGGGCCACAGCCGCACCGTCATGTGCCACGCCAAGCTCGCCAACACCTCCGCCATCATCAGGGACCCCAAGAGCCGCTGGTTCGTGCCCAAGACGCTGTTGCCGGGCAGGACTCACTGGCCCGCCTTCTGTTCGGGCTACGTGCTGGCCATGACGACGGACGTAGTGCCGGGCTTGTACCGGGCATCCTTCTCCTCGGCCTACGTGCCCGTTGACGACGGGTTTGTGTACGGCGTGCTGCCCGTGCTGGCGGgccgagactctctccgttacGTAGACATCAGCCCCAACCTGCTGCTGAACGAGAAACAGCTGCTAGCGCAGTACAGAGACCCCAAGAAAAACCTGACTTACTTAGCGGGCGCTGTCAACAGTGAGACGGGGTTGGTGAAACTATGGCAGGCCACGCTCAACAGACTGAGCCCCTGGGCCAAACAGCGCGCCAGCATTACGCGCCTGCAGGACGCCATGACGCATAAAGTCTTGTGA